The window ATCAACACGGACTGGCTCCTCGGGGTTTTCCAGCGAGGGACACCTGAGGATGTGAACGATGCCGTTGCGGCCGCGAAAGCGGCCTTCCCCACGTGGAGTCGTCTTCCCTGGACGGAGCGGGTGAAGATCCTGCGCCGGGCGGCCGATCTCATCAGCGAACGGGCCTTTGAGATCGCCGCCCTGATGAGCCTGGAGGTGGGGAAGAACCGCCTGGAAGCCCTGGGGGATGTGGAGGAAACCGCCGATCTGATCCGCTACTACTGCGACCAGATGGAGGCCAACGACGGCTATATCCGGCCCATGAAGCAGGAATCCCCCAAGCATCACAACCGCAGCGTGCTCAAGCCCTATGGGGTGTGGGCGGTGATTTCCCCCTTCAACTTCCCGCTGGCTCTGGCGGGCGGCCCCTCGGGGGCGGCGCTGCTGGCGGGAAACACCGTCGTCTTCAAGCCGGCTTCGGACACCCCCTATGTGGGCTATAAGCTTTATGAGATCTTCCGAGATGCGGGGGTTCCGGACGGCGCCTTCAATTACATCACGGGTGGAGGAAGCGAGGTCGGAGATCCCCTGGTTCTCCATCCGGATGTAGCGGGCATCACTTTCACTGGCAGCTATGAGGTGGGGATGTCCATTTACCGGAAGGTGGCGGCCTCCGCGAAGTATCCCAGGCCCATCATCCTGGAGATGGGCGGCAAGAACCCGGTGATCATCAGCCGCCATGCGGATCTGGATCGGGCGGCGCTGGGATGCATGCGCTCCGCCTTCGGCCTTCAGGGCCAGAAGTGCTCGGCCGCCTCGCGGATCTATGTGGAACGCCCGGTGCGGGATGCGTTCCTGGAGAAATTCCTGGATCTCACCAGCAAGATCCGGATCGGCGACCCGACGCAACGGGATGTCTTCCTGGGTCCGGTGATCAACCGCACCGCCTATGAGAAGTTCCAGCGATATATGGAGATCCTCCGCCGTGACGGGGTGGTGCTGTTCGGAGGCAACGTCCTGACGGATGGCGAGTTCGCCAAGGGATACTTCGTGGAACCCACGGTGGTCGATGGCCTCCCGCCGGATCATCCCCTCCTTAAGGAGGAGATGTTCCTGCCGATCACCTGCGTCGTGACCGTGGATTCCCTGGAGGAGGCCATGCGCTATGCCAACGCGGTGGATTACGGCCTGACCGCTGGCTTTTACAGCAACGATCCGGAGGAGATCCAGTGGTTCTTCGATCACATCGAGGCCGGTGTGACCTATGTGAACCGGGCGGCGGGAGCGACCACCGGCGCATGGCCGGGCTATCAGCCCTTCGGCGGCTGGAAGGCCAGCGGCTCCACCGGCCGGGGTTCCGGCGGGCCCTATTATCTGATTCAGTATATGCGGGAGCAGAGCCAGACGGTGATCGATTAACCCGTAGGCGGGATGGGTGGGGTGAGGGGGCAGACGGCGCCGTCGCTCATCCCACCCTTCTCGACTCCATCCGCGGGTGGGGAATGACCCGATCCTCAAGCGGCGGCCCATGCTGATCGGCGTGACTTTCGAAAGCGATGGCTATCGGTTGCTGGGCCGTTTCTATCAGGCGGATGGGCCGGGGCCTCATCCGACCCTGGTGATGGCCCATGGGATCGCTGGCGTCGAGCTTAACCTGGACTTGGCGGATGCCCTGCGGGACGCAGGGTGGAACGTGCTGAGTTTCCACTACCGGGGCTGCTGGGGCAGTGAAGGCCCATATCGGATGGCCACCCTGGTGGAGGATGTGCGCGCCGCGATCGGGTGGGCGCTGGCGCAGCCGACGGTCGACCCCCATCGTCTGGTTTTGCTGGGCTATAGCATGGGGGGATGGGCCGCTGTGCTGACCGCTGTTCAGGACCCCCGGGTTTACGCCCTGATCACCCTTTCTACGGTCAGCGACCTGCGGACCTGGGCCCCGGGGGATGGGATGCTCGTTGACTGGGTCCGCTTCATGAACGGGATGACGGTCGAGATCCTGCGGGAGGAGCTAAGGGCTCAGGCCGAAAGGCCGCAACCTGTGGATGTGGTGGATCAGCTGTCC is drawn from Thermoflexus sp. and contains these coding sequences:
- a CDS encoding aldehyde dehydrogenase family protein, yielding MPAKKKTVKQAAKKAAPKKVARKAPARATPRRKTAPTAEAPAQPFKITYATLAVPSEELHIRYEVALGKVWESLGGTFPMVIGGRPRYAERTFEDRSPINTDWLLGVFQRGTPEDVNDAVAAAKAAFPTWSRLPWTERVKILRRAADLISERAFEIAALMSLEVGKNRLEALGDVEETADLIRYYCDQMEANDGYIRPMKQESPKHHNRSVLKPYGVWAVISPFNFPLALAGGPSGAALLAGNTVVFKPASDTPYVGYKLYEIFRDAGVPDGAFNYITGGGSEVGDPLVLHPDVAGITFTGSYEVGMSIYRKVAASAKYPRPIILEMGGKNPVIISRHADLDRAALGCMRSAFGLQGQKCSAASRIYVERPVRDAFLEKFLDLTSKIRIGDPTQRDVFLGPVINRTAYEKFQRYMEILRRDGVVLFGGNVLTDGEFAKGYFVEPTVVDGLPPDHPLLKEEMFLPITCVVTVDSLEEAMRYANAVDYGLTAGFYSNDPEEIQWFFDHIEAGVTYVNRAAGATTGAWPGYQPFGGWKASGSTGRGSGGPYYLIQYMREQSQTVID
- a CDS encoding alpha/beta hydrolase family protein, yielding MLIGVTFESDGYRLLGRFYQADGPGPHPTLVMAHGIAGVELNLDLADALRDAGWNVLSFHYRGCWGSEGPYRMATLVEDVRAAIGWALAQPTVDPHRLVLLGYSMGGWAAVLTAVQDPRVYALITLSTVSDLRTWAPGDGMLVDWVRFMNGMTVEILREELRAQAERPQPVDVVDQLSPRPLLIMHGTADPVVHHRQSLMLHHRAGLNTDLALIDGGDHRYTGRRRVMIQRIQRWLETIRRS